CATAGCCAAAGGCTTTTTCTGACATAGAATCATTCAATATTTTAAAAGTTCTCTCGAAATCTGATTTATTTTGATCGTAGTCAAATTCTATTTCACCAGAAGTTACACCCTCCATATATTCAGTTAAAAAATCCCTTACATCATGAACAAAGTTTTCTCTCCAATTCTTTAAAGCAAAAAATCGTAACACCAACTCATGATCAAATGATCCTAAAATTTGATCCTTGGTTAATCTTTTGGTTGTCCCTTTAAAATCTGAATTTTTAGCAAGTTCTATAATGAAGTCATTAAACTTTGAGTCTAACAAGCGAATAGTACAATTTCTCATTTGTTGATCAGTAAGAAGAACACCTCCAGTATTGAGCCTCTTAAACATATGGTATTTGAATTTAGGATTGCTGCCCTTTCTTACCACCTCTACTCGTACAAACGATCTTTTCAATCTAATTTGAAGTGCCGTGGGAAGATCTGCGTAGGATTTGCCGTTTAATTCCGTAACAATATCGCAGTCGATAAGTGTTAGAGCATCTCCCATCTTAATCTTAGGATCCAAGTGATCAGCCTCTAAATTTCCTCTAAAATGTAAGTAAGAGGATATTCTTTGTAGTCCATCGATTAGCACATAAGTACTATCCTCTTCTTCAACCACATAAATAGGAGGTACAGGCATCTCCAACAAAAGAGACTCGATAAATCTACTTTGCGATCCCTCGCTCCACCTAAAAAGTCTTTGATAATCAGGAGAGATATTCAATTCTCCAGCGACTTTCATATCAAGTATTTCATTTAGAGACAAATCAAGACTTTGAGTATGAACCTTATCTATTTTAGACTCAATTGCATCAATTAAATTTACAGGATTACACATTTTAAATCATTTTATAAAACATAATACACTTTCTACAACAGTTTTTTTGTTACGATACTTTTTCGAGGAGGTATGTAAATTTGCCATTGTTCTTGAACTGGGGAAATCAAATCTTTTTTTTAACGTTAAGCCATTGGATTCGGCTAACTCGACAATGTTTTCTTGCAAATCATTATGAATTTCTTTGTAGTAAGAATCTTGTACAACTAAAACCATTCCACCATTCTTTCGTAAAACTTTTTGCTGGTGTTTCAAGGATTGATTTACCGAACTATAATATTGCCGGTGGGTTTTATAGTAATATGAGCTGGAGGCTTTGGAAGGATGTTTCTTAAGTTGATCAAGAAAAAATTCAACTTTGTCACCTAAATATTCGTTATGGTGGAATGATTTTTTTGAAATAGTTGAACTACCAATCATATGGTTTCTCAATTCATTGAACATCAAATGTGTAAAATTCAAATAAGCTAATTCTATCTGAGTTGAAATTGCATAATCTATTCTCGTACAATACGGTGGCGAGGTGATAATCAAGTCAATTTTATTATCCTCAATACCAGTAGAGCTTGAGCTACCTACAGAAAGCTTAACTGATGCATTTGAGAATTTAGAGCTATCATAGTGAGATTTTTCAGTTACGTCATAAATGCTTTGTTCAAAGATTTTTATAATCCTGTTTGCAGATGGATTAATTCTTTGAAACTTGCTTTTAGGTTTTTTTATCCATGTTGGATTTGATGACTTAAATACGGTTGTCAAATTCCTTATAGATACAAGAACAGCAGTATGTATCAAAGCTGAATAACTAGAAATATTATTTACGAACTCATTAATATTCTCGTTAGAATGTAGCGATAAGAGATCATTTATAATTTTTTGCAAAAGTCTAAGGTGTCCAGTTGCTCTAGGCTGAAACCATATTAATAACGGGTCTTCATTCTCAATGCAATTAAGATAACTCTCTTTGTGAAAACGATTGATGATATTTTTAGTTAATGCTATAATTGAGTCTTTTTCGCTGCTCGGAACTAAATCAGCTTTCGCTAACATTATCATAACTGGGTTAATGTCTATTCCATAACAGTTAAAGCCTTTTTTGGATGCTTGGCTAGTTGTGGTTCCAGAACCGTTCCACGGATCTAATACAATACCATCATTTTGTATTAAGGTAGTATCAAGTACCGAATCCACAAACTTTGGATTATACCCTGCGTAATACGGGTAGATGGAATTGACTGAAGAGTCTAATTTAGGATTTTCGACATTGGTATTTTCAAACATGACTCAAAGATAAAATTTACTCAAATCTGAATGGATACTTATATGTAATAATTGTTATCAAACTTATCACCTCCCCAACCCCTTCCTCAAAACCTCTTTAATCCCTTCCAAGTTCTCCGTAAACTCCATCATCTGACTTAGGATTTGAGACATATTGTTGCCACCCAATCCTTTCAGCTTGTTGTTTTTCTGGAAGATGGTTTTGATCTCGTTCCAGCGTTGTTGCTCTGCGTCAGATAGGTTATTGATCAGCTCTTTGTACTTCAAAAGGTTCGCTTCTGCCGCGCTGGTAAGGGTTTGTGACTCGCTCTCGTAGTGAGATTGCAGTAGTGTTTGCAGTTCTTTATCATTCATGATGGGAACGACCTTAGCGACTAACTTATTCATATCGCGGTAAGATCCTTGCAGTTTAAAAGCTGGTTCTGTGCGGTATTCATCTTCCGTTCCCGCACTGTCTATGTAGGTTTCATTCACTTTAAGCACCGTATTCCTGATCTTGACCACTTTTTCCAAAACAGCCACATAATCTGCAATTTCCTGGGTACTATGATTGCCTTGTAGTTCATTATCAGAAGTTCCGTTCTCTACCCGATCCAGCAATGTATACACATCATCAAAATTCCTATTGCTTAACTGATGCAGCACAGGATTACTCGTCAGCGCGTTCTCGATCAAACTCAGTTCAAACAAGTGCGCAGTATCGCCTATGATATCTCCTAGGTTGTAGATGTCGGCTCGGTTAGCGAGCATGTCTGGGATCTGGAATTTGTCGCCACTCTCTGTGTAGGGATTTCCCGCCATAATGACGCAGAATTTCTTACTGCGCAGATCATAGGTTTTGGGTTTTCCATTAAACACTCCTTCAATCTTACGCGTACCATCAGACAAACTGATGAATTTTTGTAAAAACTCAGGATTACAATGCTGGATATCGTCCAGATATAACATCACGTTGTCACCCATCTCAAAAGCTAGATTCAACTTTTTCAACTCCTCACGAGTCGCAGCATTATTGGCCGCCTCTGGATCGACTGATGTTACTTCGTGCCCGATTGCTGGTCCATTGATTTTCATAAAAATCAAACCTAATCGGTTGGCGACATATTCCATCAAAGTGGTTTTACCGTAACCAGGAGGAGAAATCAGCAACAACAATCCCATACGGTCGGTACGTTTGTTATCACCCACGGTTCCTAATTGTTTCGCAAGGTTGTCCCCTATCAGCGGGAAATACACCTGATCGATCAACTTATTCCGCACAAAACTGCTCAAAACGCGTGGTCTGAATTCTTCCAGTCGCAATTGCTCTTTGAGTTCTTCCGTTACCTCGTGTTTTGCTTTTCTAAAGGCGTTGTAGGCGGGCACTTGTACGCTGGTAAAATGTTTCAATACTGCCACAAACTGGTGGTAGTGGAAAAGAAATGTTCCCTCGTCCAGTGTT
This genomic interval from Nonlabens spongiae contains the following:
- a CDS encoding DUF262 domain-containing protein, whose product is MCNPVNLIDAIESKIDKVHTQSLDLSLNEILDMKVAGELNISPDYQRLFRWSEGSQSRFIESLLLEMPVPPIYVVEEEDSTYVLIDGLQRISSYLHFRGNLEADHLDPKIKMGDALTLIDCDIVTELNGKSYADLPTALQIRLKRSFVRVEVVRKGSNPKFKYHMFKRLNTGGVLLTDQQMRNCTIRLLDSKFNDFIIELAKNSDFKGTTKRLTKDQILGSFDHELVLRFFALKNWRENFVHDVRDFLTEYMEGVTSGEIEFDYDQNKSDFERTFKILNDSMSEKAFGYANKNKTDVTSSVGVYQFEAFSVGIQNKLEQLLGINQKDTSILADRINKIKMDDDFISYTSGGGKNSKGPLENRINFVRKNII
- a CDS encoding DNA methyltransferase is translated as MFENTNVENPKLDSSVNSIYPYYAGYNPKFVDSVLDTTLIQNDGIVLDPWNGSGTTTSQASKKGFNCYGIDINPVMIMLAKADLVPSSEKDSIIALTKNIINRFHKESYLNCIENEDPLLIWFQPRATGHLRLLQKIINDLLSLHSNENINEFVNNISSYSALIHTAVLVSIRNLTTVFKSSNPTWIKKPKSKFQRINPSANRIIKIFEQSIYDVTEKSHYDSSKFSNASVKLSVGSSSSTGIEDNKIDLIITSPPYCTRIDYAISTQIELAYLNFTHLMFNELRNHMIGSSTISKKSFHHNEYLGDKVEFFLDQLKKHPSKASSSYYYKTHRQYYSSVNQSLKHQQKVLRKNGGMVLVVQDSYYKEIHNDLQENIVELAESNGLTLKKRFDFPSSRTMANLHTSSKKYRNKKTVVESVLCFIK